In Microbacterium sp. No. 7, the genomic window GTCACGCGCCCCTTCGACCCCGCCTCGGCGGCGACCTCGTCGATCGTCACCCCCACGGGATAGAGCGTCTTGAGCTCCGTCCACATGGCGTCGAAGTCCCAGCTCTCGGTGTGGCCGGCGCCCGTGTGGTCGTCGACGATCGCACCGATGGCATCCTCGATGAAGTGCTCGACGCGCTCGGCGATGTCGTCGCCCTCGAGGATGTGCCGGCGGTCCGAGTAGATCGCCTCGCGCTGCCGGTTGAGCACGTCGTCGTACTTGAGCACGTTCTTGCGCACCTCGGCGTTGCGGCTCTCGACCTGCGCCTGCGCGCTCTTGATCGCGCGGCTCACCATGCCCGACTCGATCGCGACGTCGTCGGGGAAGTTCGTGCGCGCGAGGATCGCCTCGGCCGCACCCGACTGGAACAGCCGCATGAGGTCGTCGGTGAGCGACAGGTAGAAGCGGCTCTCGCCCGGGTCGCCCTGACGGCCCGACCGTCCGCGCAGCTGGTTGTCGATGCGCCGCGACTCGTGCCGCTCGGTGCCGAGCACGTAGAGGCCGCCCGCCGCGGTGACCTTCGCCGCCTCCTCGGCGACGGTGTCGCGCGTGGCGGAGTAGACGGCATCCCACTCCGCCTCGTACTCCTCCGGGGTCTCGACGGGGTCGAGGCCCTTCGCCTTCAACTCCTGCACCGCGAGGAACTCGGCGTTGCCGCCGAGCATGATGTCGGTGCCGCGGCCGGCCATGTTGGTCGCGACGGTCACGGCGCCGAGCCGGCCCGCACGGGCGACGATCTCGGCCTCGCGTGCGTGGTTCTTCGCGTTCAGCACCTCGTGCCTGATGCCGCGCTTGGCGAGCAGGCGGGAGAGGTGCTCGCTCTTCTCGACGCTCACGGTGCCGACGAGCACCGGCTGGCCCTTCTCGTGGCGGCCGGCGATGTCCTCGACCACCTGCGCGAACTTCGCCTGCTCGTTCTTGTAGACGAGGTCGGGCATGTCCTTGCGGATGAGCGGCCGGTTGGTCGGGATCGGCACGACGCCGAGCTTGTAGGTCGACATGAACTCGGCCGCCTCGGTCTCGGCGGTGCCCGTCATGCCCGCGAGCTTCTCGTACAGGCGGAAGTAGTTCTGCAGCGTGACGGTCGCGAGCGTCTGGTTCTCGGCCTTGACGGGCACGCCCTCCTTGGCCTCGATGGCCTGGTGGATGCCCTCGTTGTACCGCCGTCCCGCGAGGATGCGTCCCGTGTGCTCGTCGACGATCATGACCTCGTCGTTCATGACGACGTAGTCGGTGTCGCGCTTGAAGAGCGCGAGCGCCTTGATGGAGTTGTTGAGGAACGAGATGAGCGGCGTGTTGACCGACTCGTAGAGGTTGTCGATGCCGAGGTAGTCCTCGACCTTCTCGATGCCCGGCTCGAGCACGCCGATCGTGCGCTTCTTCTCGTCAACCTCGTAGTCAACACCCGCCTCCAGCGTGCGCGCGACCTTCGCGAACTCGAGGAACCAGCGGTTGGCCTCGCCCGACGACGGGCCCGAGATGATGAGCGGCGTGCGCGCCTCGTCGATGAGGATCGAGTCGACCTCGTCGACGATCGCGAAGCAGTGCCCGCGCTGCACGAGGTCTTCCTTGCGCCACGCCATGTTGTCGCGCAGGTAGTCGAAGCCGAACTCGTTGTTCGTGCCGTAGGTGATGTCGCACGCGTACTGCTCGCGGCGCACCTCGGGCGTCTGGCCCGCGACGATCGTCCCCGTCGTCATGCCGAGCGTGCGGTAGACGCGACCCATGAGCTCGGACTGGTAGGAGGCGAGGAAGTCGTTGACCGTGATGACGTGCACGCCCTTGCCCGCGATGGCGTTGAGGTAGACGGCGAAGGTCGCCGTGAGCGTCTTGCCCTCACCGGTCTTCATCTCGGCGATGTTGCCCAGGTGCAGCGCCGCACCGCCCATGATCTGCACGTCGTACGGGCGCTGGCCCAGCGTGCGCTTGGCGGCCTCGCGCACCGCGGCGAAGGCCTCGGGCATCAGCTTGTCGAGCGACTCGCCCGCCTCGTGGCGCGCACGGAACTCGGCGGTCTCGGCGCGGAGCTCGTCGTCGGTGAGGTGCGCGTACTCCTCTTCGAGGGCGCCGACCGCCTTGACGACCTGCTGAAGGCGACGCAGGAGGCGTCCTTCGCCGGCACGCAGAAGTTTCTCGAGAGGGTTGGCCACGGAGGATCTCCATCTATCAGTAGGCAAGAGCGCCCAGGCATACCCCGCCATGTTACCCGTCCGTGATTCTTCCGACGCCCTGCCCGGGACGATACCCAGGGTCCCCTAAGGGTGTGCCCCCAGCTCACCCGGGGCTTTCCGCCGGCGTCACCCGCGCGTCTTCCGCGGCTGATAGCCAGGTACCAGCAGGCGGCGACCGTCGCCGCAGAGCGAGGAGGATGCCGTGCTCGTCTGGCGCCGGTGGGTGTTTCCCATTCTCATGGTCGTGATCTTCGGCGTGATCGCCGCCGGCCTCACCAAGATCGCGTTCTTCCCCGATCCGGCCGCGCCTCCCGCCCTGCCGAGCGCCGAGATCGCGGACCCCGTCTTCGAGGTCGCCCGCGGCGACGTCTCCAACGCGCTGACGCTGACCGGCACGATCGCCCGCGACGAGGCGTACGCCGTGCGCAGCACGCGAGACGGCGAGATCGACGAGGTGCACGTCGCCGACGGCCAGGCCGTCGAGGCGGGCCAGGTGCTCGTGACGATCGTGTACGACCAGTGGCGCTACGAGGACATCGTCGCGCCCGAGGCCGGAGACATCTCGGAGCTCACGGTCATGGAGGGCCAGCCCGTGAGCCTCGGCGGCGACATCGCCACGCTCACCCCCGCGCGCTACCACGTGCACGGCGACGTGCAGGCCGCTCAGCTCTACCGGCTCGTCGGCGCGCCCACCGAGGGCACCGTCACGATCCCCGACGGCCCCGCGCCGTTCGTCTGCACGGGGCTGACGACCGCCGTCTCCCCCGACGGCACGACGAGCGTGCGCTGCGCCGTGCCGGCCGACCAGATCGTGTTCGCCGGCCTGCCGGTCACGCTCGACGTGCGGATCGGCACGGCATCCGGCGTTCTCGTCGTGCCGTTGACCGCCGTCAAGGGCGGCGCGCGCTCGGGCGTCGTGTGGGTCGACGACGGTGCGGACGGCCTCGAGGAGCGCACGGTCGCGCTCGGCGTCAACGACGGCACGCGGGTCGAGGTGACCGAGGGGCTCGCGGAGGGCGACCGCGTGCGCGAGTTCGTGCCGGGCACCACCGAGAGCGCCGAGCCCGTCTGCTACGACGACGGTCGCGGCGGGCAGTACTGCGAGGAGCCGGGGTGGAACTGGTGAGCACCCCGGCATCCGCTCCCGATCTCGTGAGCCCCTCCCGCGTCAGCCCCACCCTCGTCAGTCTCAGGGGCGTCATGCGGCACGTCGTCCTGCCCGACGAGAGCCGCCTCGACATCCTGCGCGGCGTCGACCTCGACGTCGCGGCGGGAGACCACGTCGCGATCGTCGGCCGCAGCGGCTCGGGGAAGTCGACGCTGCTGAACATCCTCGGGATGCTCGACGAGCCGTCGAGCGGCACGGTCGCGTTCCGGGGCCGCGAGGTGCGCCGCATCCGCCGCGGACCGCTCGACCGGCTGCGCGGGCGCGAGGTGGGGTTCGTCTTCCAGCAGTTCAACCTGCTGGCCGGGCGCACCGCGACCGAGAACGTCGTGATGCCGCTCGGCTACACGAAGGGGCGCACGTTCTGGCAGCGCGCACGCATCGCCCGCGACATGCTCGAGCGCGTGGGTCTCGGCCATCGGCTCGACACCCCGCCCGAGCGCCTCTCGGGCGGGGAGCAGCAGCGCGTCGCGATCGCCCGCGCGCTCGTGCGCCGGCCGGCGCTCATCCTGGCCGACGAGCCGACGGGCGCCCTCGACGTCGACACGGGCGCGGCCGTGATGGCGCTGCTCGACGCCGTCGCCGCCGAGACGGATGCCGCGCTCGTGACGATCACGCACGATCTGCACGTGGCGGCGCGCGCCCGCCGGCACTACCGGCTCGTGGACGGGCGGCTCGAGTCGTTCGAGCTCGAGACCGCGATCGCCGCCTCTCCCCTCGCGGCGGTGACCCGGTGAGCGCGATCGTCGGGGCGCTCGCCGAGGCGTGGGCGGAGGTGCGGCACCATCGGCTGCGGGTGCTGCTGAGCCTCGTCGCGATCGCCGTGTCGGTCGGGGCGATCACCGCCGTCGTCGCGCTCAACGAGTACGCCTGGCAGCAGAACGCGGAGTACTCCGACCGCAACGGCGGGCGCCCCGCGACGCTCTCGGTGTCGGCGGGACGCGAGGGCGGCGGCGCGGTCGACCTCTCCGCGATGCAGCAGCGCTTCGATCGCGTGTCGGAGCGGTTCGGCTTCTCGCACGTGTCGCGGCGCGCGACCGGCTTCACGGTGCCGATCCAGACGAGCGACTACCTGCGGCCGGCGCAGGTCGAGCTCGTCGACCCCGACTACGCGACCATGCACCGCGTCGTGGTCGCCGAGGGCCGCTGGTTCCGCGACGGCGACGAGGAGCTCGCGGCTCCCCCGATCATCGTCAGCGAGGCGCTGTGGGAGGTGCTGGGGAGCCGGCCCGTGGCGACGCATCCCACGGTGACGCTCGGCGGCGACGTCGCGGGCACCTACCAGGTGGTCGGCGTGCGCCCGCGGGAGGGGATGTGGGACACGCAGAAGACGGTGACGCTGCTCTTCGACACGTACGTCGCGCGCGCGGGCGGCCTGCCGGAGGGAACGGCGCCCACGTGGGAGGTGTGGGTCGGCACCGATCAGGCGTCCGAGATCGGGCCCGTGCTCGCGGCCGACCTGCGGCAGGGGATCACCGACGGGACGACGATCGGCGTGTCGCGCACCGACTGGGCGTCGCGCCCCGATCCGGGACGCGCGATGGCGGAGCTGGCGATGGTCGGCGGCGTCTCGCTCGTGCTGCTGCTGGGCGGGCTGAGCCTCGTGAACGTGCAGCTCGTCGCGATGCGGCAGCGCATCCGCGAGATCGGCGTGCGACGCAGCTTCGGCGCCACGGCGGGACGCGTCTTCACCGTCGTGATGCTGGAGAACGTGGTCGCGACGGCCGTGGCCGGCGTCATCGGCATCCTGATCGTCGTGGCCGTGCTGCGCACGCCCCTGACGACCGAGATCATGTTCTCGGGGCTGCAGGACGTGCCGCCGTTCCCGATGCGCGCGGCGCTCACGGGCCTCGTGGCCGCCGTCGGCATCGGCGCGCTCGCCGGCATCCTCCCCGCCCTCGTCGCGATGCGCGTCAAGGTGATCGACGCGCTGCGGTTCTAGCCACGGCGTGCGCGGTGCAGGACTTTCCCGTCCGACGGGCCGGGACGCCGCGCGACACGCCCGGCATCCCGAATCCGTCCTGCACCACGCACGGGTCGGCGGGCGAGGCGGACGAGACGGGACGACGAGGGGCTGCTGCACATGTCGCGAACGTAGGATCGATGCATGGCCGGATTCTGGGGCAGTCGCAAGAGGGAGCGCGAGCAGCTCGCGGCGCAGGACGTCGAACAGGGCAAGCGCGCCGACGCGGCCCTCGTGGCCGCCGACGAGCGGCTGCGGCTGACGACCGACGAGCTCGCCTACGCCGAGATCGAGCTCGGCGCCGACGCCACGCGCGATCTGCGCGAGGCGCTCGACGCCGTGCGGCACCACCTGGGCGAGGCCTTCCACCTGAACCAGCTCAACCACGACGACATCCCCGACACCCCCGAGGAGCTGCGCACGCGCAACGCGCGCATCATCCAGCTGTGCGAGTGGGCGGGCGAGCTGCTCGACGACCGCACCGAGGCGCTCGCGGGCGCCGTCGAGCGGGCGCGCCGGGCCCCCGAGATCATCGCCGGCATCCGCAGCGACCTCGTGCGCCTCGCCGAGCGCGTCCCGGGTGCGGAGGCGACGGCGGCGCGGCTGACCGAGCGGTACGCGCCCGCGGCCGTGCACAAGGTCGCCGGCAACGCCGCCGAGACGCGGCAGCTGCTCGCGTTCGCCGAGCACAGCGCCGACATCTCCACGGCCCGCCGCGAGAGCGGGCAGCGCGAGCAGGCCAACCTGGCGCTGGAGACCGCGATCGAGGCGGTGCGGCGCGCGCGCACGCTGCTGGATGCCGTGGACACGTACGAGATCGAGGCGCTGCGCGCCGAGTCGACGCTCGCCGCGATCATCGAGGACTCGCGCGAGGACATCGTCGCGGCCCGCCCCTTCCTGCGGCACGCCCCCGTCGCCGCGGCCGTCACCGCACTCGAGCGCGAGCTCGGCGCCCTCACGCC contains:
- the secA gene encoding preprotein translocase subunit SecA codes for the protein MANPLEKLLRAGEGRLLRRLQQVVKAVGALEEEYAHLTDDELRAETAEFRARHEAGESLDKLMPEAFAAVREAAKRTLGQRPYDVQIMGGAALHLGNIAEMKTGEGKTLTATFAVYLNAIAGKGVHVITVNDFLASYQSELMGRVYRTLGMTTGTIVAGQTPEVRREQYACDITYGTNNEFGFDYLRDNMAWRKEDLVQRGHCFAIVDEVDSILIDEARTPLIISGPSSGEANRWFLEFAKVARTLEAGVDYEVDEKKRTIGVLEPGIEKVEDYLGIDNLYESVNTPLISFLNNSIKALALFKRDTDYVVMNDEVMIVDEHTGRILAGRRYNEGIHQAIEAKEGVPVKAENQTLATVTLQNYFRLYEKLAGMTGTAETEAAEFMSTYKLGVVPIPTNRPLIRKDMPDLVYKNEQAKFAQVVEDIAGRHEKGQPVLVGTVSVEKSEHLSRLLAKRGIRHEVLNAKNHAREAEIVARAGRLGAVTVATNMAGRGTDIMLGGNAEFLAVQELKAKGLDPVETPEEYEAEWDAVYSATRDTVAEEAAKVTAAGGLYVLGTERHESRRIDNQLRGRSGRQGDPGESRFYLSLTDDLMRLFQSGAAEAILARTNFPDDVAIESGMVSRAIKSAQAQVESRNAEVRKNVLKYDDVLNRQREAIYSDRRHILEGDDIAERVEHFIEDAIGAIVDDHTGAGHTESWDFDAMWTELKTLYPVGVTIDEVAAEAGSKGRVTAEGLRRELLSDAKLAYRRREQQLGTSATRELERRVVLQVLDRRWRDHLYEMDYLKDGIGLRAMAQRDPLIEYQREGYQMFQTMMAQIKEETVGFLFNLEVEVRQGADGAVEGKVEAKGLDAPAVEAQRLQYSAPGADGEVEVRNERGQVQQAATGRARAAQVAAAPQQEGARGAFGQPADGAPDAPLNRQQRRAAGRRG
- a CDS encoding ABC transporter ATP-binding protein, with the protein product MRHVVLPDESRLDILRGVDLDVAAGDHVAIVGRSGSGKSTLLNILGMLDEPSSGTVAFRGREVRRIRRGPLDRLRGREVGFVFQQFNLLAGRTATENVVMPLGYTKGRTFWQRARIARDMLERVGLGHRLDTPPERLSGGEQQRVAIARALVRRPALILADEPTGALDVDTGAAVMALLDAVAAETDAALVTITHDLHVAARARRHYRLVDGRLESFELETAIAASPLAAVTR
- a CDS encoding efflux RND transporter periplasmic adaptor subunit, which produces MLVWRRWVFPILMVVIFGVIAAGLTKIAFFPDPAAPPALPSAEIADPVFEVARGDVSNALTLTGTIARDEAYAVRSTRDGEIDEVHVADGQAVEAGQVLVTIVYDQWRYEDIVAPEAGDISELTVMEGQPVSLGGDIATLTPARYHVHGDVQAAQLYRLVGAPTEGTVTIPDGPAPFVCTGLTTAVSPDGTTSVRCAVPADQIVFAGLPVTLDVRIGTASGVLVVPLTAVKGGARSGVVWVDDGADGLEERTVALGVNDGTRVEVTEGLAEGDRVREFVPGTTESAEPVCYDDGRGGQYCEEPGWNW
- a CDS encoding ABC transporter permease: MSAIVGALAEAWAEVRHHRLRVLLSLVAIAVSVGAITAVVALNEYAWQQNAEYSDRNGGRPATLSVSAGREGGGAVDLSAMQQRFDRVSERFGFSHVSRRATGFTVPIQTSDYLRPAQVELVDPDYATMHRVVVAEGRWFRDGDEELAAPPIIVSEALWEVLGSRPVATHPTVTLGGDVAGTYQVVGVRPREGMWDTQKTVTLLFDTYVARAGGLPEGTAPTWEVWVGTDQASEIGPVLAADLRQGITDGTTIGVSRTDWASRPDPGRAMAELAMVGGVSLVLLLGGLSLVNVQLVAMRQRIREIGVRRSFGATAGRVFTVVMLENVVATAVAGVIGILIVVAVLRTPLTTEIMFSGLQDVPPFPMRAALTGLVAAVGIGALAGILPALVAMRVKVIDALRF